In Halodesulfovibrio sp. MK-HDV, a single window of DNA contains:
- a CDS encoding S-adenosyl-l-methionine hydroxide adenosyltransferase family protein — protein sequence MSLSFFLLTDFGSTDPYVAQMKGVLSTLAPQHQIIDITHDIAPFNIAQAGYFLDSTIEHLPPHSVTICVVDPGVGTTRDILCMVLDNKAVLAPDNGCLSFLHARFPDAPIYRIMQHHLPLEHTSPSCTFHGRTLFSPLAADLALHIEQIPSYVECTSPTPFSKNSTQDCRLETFPPQPTKTDSILTPYMKRYGHHLTDTIVTLPEYVAKEHDNVIETHVLHIDHFGNIILGLPSEEWRQRIANGGELTLYTQTTRPLRFISAYADLTENQIGVICGSQGYIEIACNMCSAAQFINLQLGELIKIALSDPPEM from the coding sequence ATGTCTCTTAGCTTTTTTCTACTCACAGACTTTGGTAGTACAGATCCTTACGTTGCGCAGATGAAAGGAGTGCTCAGCACCCTTGCACCGCAGCATCAAATTATCGACATTACACACGACATTGCGCCCTTTAATATAGCGCAGGCAGGATACTTTCTAGACTCAACTATTGAGCATCTACCGCCTCACTCTGTCACCATTTGCGTTGTTGATCCGGGCGTAGGAACTACCCGCGATATCTTGTGCATGGTATTAGACAACAAAGCCGTTCTCGCTCCTGACAATGGTTGCTTATCATTCCTTCACGCTCGTTTTCCTGATGCACCTATTTACCGCATCATGCAGCACCATCTCCCCCTTGAGCATACATCCCCTTCTTGTACTTTTCACGGTAGAACGTTGTTCTCTCCGCTGGCAGCCGACCTTGCTTTGCATATTGAGCAAATTCCATCTTATGTGGAGTGCACTAGTCCTACGCCGTTCAGTAAAAATTCTACGCAGGATTGCAGGCTGGAAACATTCCCGCCACAACCTACGAAGACTGATTCTATTCTTACTCCGTACATGAAACGCTACGGGCATCATCTCACAGACACTATTGTCACTCTGCCGGAGTATGTGGCAAAAGAGCATGACAATGTAATTGAAACGCATGTGCTGCATATAGATCATTTCGGCAACATTATCCTAGGCCTACCAAGCGAAGAATGGCGTCAACGAATTGCGAACGGTGGGGAACTTACTCTGTACACACAGACAACTCGCCCGCTCAGATTCATCTCCGCCTATGCTGATCTGACAGAGAATCAAATTGGTGTAATCTGCGGTAGTCAGGGATATATAGAAATTGCTTGTAATATGTGCTCAGCAGCGCAGTTCATCAACCTTCAGCTTGGCGAACTCATTAAGATAGCTCTCTCTGATCCGCCTGAGATGTAA
- a CDS encoding redox-sensing transcriptional repressor Rex, producing the protein MPQQKSEHIPRATIQRLAVYVQVLENLQREGTEVISSEPLAKACNVNASQIRKDLAYFGEFGVRGVGYYVKNLIASITSALGVDREWRTVLVGVGNLGKALLNHKEFRLRGFNIVGAFDCDPFKIGEEVSGLEVVCTKRLREMIGDNGAEIGIITTPPERAQRAANHLVEAGINGILNFAPSRITVPDHVNVEYVDFFHHLYALSFNITHPNTK; encoded by the coding sequence ATGCCTCAACAAAAAAGTGAACATATCCCAAGAGCGACCATTCAACGTCTGGCCGTATATGTTCAAGTGTTGGAAAATCTTCAGCGCGAAGGTACTGAAGTTATTTCCTCAGAGCCGCTTGCAAAAGCGTGCAATGTTAACGCTTCACAGATACGTAAAGATCTTGCTTACTTTGGCGAATTCGGTGTGCGTGGTGTTGGTTACTACGTCAAGAATCTCATCGCTTCTATCACTAGCGCTCTTGGTGTTGATAGAGAATGGCGAACCGTTCTCGTTGGCGTAGGTAACCTTGGTAAAGCTCTTTTAAATCACAAAGAGTTCCGTCTTCGCGGTTTTAATATTGTTGGCGCATTTGATTGCGACCCATTCAAAATTGGTGAAGAAGTATCAGGCCTAGAAGTTGTTTGTACTAAACGTTTACGCGAAATGATTGGCGATAACGGCGCCGAAATTGGTATCATAACCACTCCGCCGGAACGCGCTCAGCGTGCTGCCAACCACCTTGTGGAAGCAGGCATTAATGGTATTCTTAACTTTGCTCCGTCTCGCATTACCGTGCCTGACCATGTAAATGTTGAATACGTAGACTTTTTCCACCATTTGTACGCACTCTCATTCAATATCACTCATCCGAATACTAAATAG
- a CDS encoding ATP synthase F0 subunit C, which produces MRKFLMIALNTVALISIAAVAFAADGANTYGDLVYFGAALGMAIAAAGCGIGQGLGLKAACEGTARNPEASNKITVALILGLAFVESLAIYALVVNLMLLTA; this is translated from the coding sequence ATGCGTAAGTTTCTTATGATTGCTCTCAACACCGTTGCTCTGATCTCTATCGCTGCTGTAGCATTTGCAGCTGATGGCGCAAACACATACGGCGACCTCGTATACTTCGGTGCTGCACTCGGCATGGCTATTGCTGCTGCTGGTTGTGGTATCGGTCAGGGTCTTGGTCTGAAAGCTGCTTGTGAAGGTACTGCACGTAACCCAGAAGCATCTAACAAAATTACCGTTGCTCTTATTCTTGGCTTGGCATTCGTAGAATCCCTCGCTATTTACGCTCTCGTTGTTAACCTTATGCTTCTTACTGCATAA
- the atpB gene encoding F0F1 ATP synthase subunit A, which translates to MASGLPHPVLLAPALGMDSIEIMGKVVNFSHVFYTWIAMAILFTLAFLVRGQIKLVPGKLQNVFEVIIGGLEDFVVSNIGEDGRKIFHVLIALFLFIITMNLMGLVPGFDAPTANVNTNAAMALFTFGYYNWVGLRRWGLGYIKHFCGPFWWLSPLMLPLELISHCARPLSLTLRLFGNIRGEEIVLILFFLLAPIVGTIPIYFLFGLAKCLQAFIWFMLSMIYLKGSLEHAH; encoded by the coding sequence ATGGCAAGTGGTTTGCCTCATCCGGTGTTGCTCGCGCCTGCATTAGGCATGGACAGCATTGAAATCATGGGGAAGGTAGTCAATTTCAGCCATGTGTTTTACACATGGATCGCTATGGCGATTCTGTTTACTTTGGCCTTCCTTGTACGTGGACAAATAAAACTTGTTCCCGGAAAGTTACAAAACGTTTTCGAGGTCATCATTGGCGGTCTCGAAGATTTCGTTGTGAGCAACATCGGTGAAGACGGAAGAAAAATCTTCCACGTCCTTATCGCTCTGTTCCTCTTTATTATTACAATGAACCTCATGGGCCTTGTGCCGGGCTTCGATGCTCCGACAGCGAACGTTAACACGAACGCAGCAATGGCTCTGTTTACTTTCGGTTACTACAACTGGGTTGGCCTCAGACGATGGGGTCTCGGTTACATCAAACACTTCTGCGGTCCCTTCTGGTGGCTGTCTCCGTTGATGTTACCGTTGGAACTTATTTCTCACTGTGCTCGTCCACTTTCTCTGACACTCCGTCTTTTCGGTAACATCAGAGGTGAAGAAATTGTTCTGATCCTGTTCTTCCTGCTTGCACCTATCGTAGGTACTATTCCGATCTACTTCTTGTTCGGTCTTGCTAAGTGCTTGCAGGCATTTATCTGGTTCATGCTCAGCATGATCTACCTCAAAGGCTCACTCGAACACGCGCATTAG
- a CDS encoding ATP synthase subunit I, translating into MKDLSEKIEKRLYFKGFRLPDIRSILRIQIQLCGIAIVTALCTVWFSVWPITFAIGAVIATLSFFSIAKFIQQIILQEYDRSMLTGMLFRFYGRLLIVGVVVAALIVKVHVPMMALVAGLATSMVTMLIWMISRQNERKTKEA; encoded by the coding sequence ATGAAAGATTTAAGCGAAAAGATTGAAAAGCGTCTGTACTTCAAAGGATTCAGACTGCCTGATATCCGATCGATTCTTCGGATCCAGATTCAACTCTGCGGCATTGCCATTGTTACAGCACTTTGCACGGTCTGGTTTAGCGTGTGGCCAATTACATTTGCAATTGGGGCAGTAATAGCCACGTTAAGTTTCTTTTCAATTGCCAAGTTCATACAGCAAATCATCTTGCAAGAATATGATCGAAGCATGCTGACTGGAATGCTATTCAGATTCTATGGTCGTCTACTTATCGTCGGAGTGGTAGTTGCCGCTTTGATCGTAAAGGTACACGTTCCTATGATGGCACTTGTGGCCGGTTTGGCGACAAGTATGGTAACGATGCTCATCTGGATGATTTCTAGACAGAATGAGCGGAAAACCAAGGAGGCTTAG
- a CDS encoding AtpZ/AtpI family protein — MVVKKNKGANPGKYVDTMGTVGTIGLHMVSHPAVGAVAGYYLDDWLGTKPWMFIVFLILGVIAGFRAVYADTKKVMRNQEKEENERFKRKD; from the coding sequence ATGGTCGTTAAGAAAAACAAGGGTGCTAATCCCGGAAAATACGTTGATACCATGGGAACAGTCGGAACGATTGGTCTACACATGGTGTCTCACCCCGCTGTGGGGGCGGTGGCCGGTTATTATCTGGATGATTGGTTAGGAACGAAACCTTGGATGTTCATAGTATTTTTGATTCTCGGCGTAATTGCCGGTTTCAGAGCTGTGTATGCTGATACTAAGAAGGTAATGAGGAATCAGGAAAAAGAAGAGAATGAAAGATTTAAGCGAAAAGATTGA
- the rlmD gene encoding 23S rRNA (uracil(1939)-C(5))-methyltransferase RlmD translates to MTTKDSQFATGDTLTVTIDALATGGKALTRLDGMVIFMDRGLPGQTVEVKITKKKKRFAEAVMTKVITNALDQITPRCAHFGTCGGCLWQNMEYKKQLEWKKRFVSDSLSRIAGTQDLEIKDPIPSPDTFFYRNKMEFAFGEKQGNITLGMRRYATHNVVDLQECYLQTEHTVEILALVREFVNATPALTAYDATARHGYLRFLVIRETKHTNQCMVQIITGKDTTNSDSQHRAIRQLGQLLQERMNVTTFIHSLRTHTSQVAYGEKTYVVLGQKSLTEVLNFENGMRSLSLTSHADGFFQVNTDATARLYGTAIDLAELSGTEKVWDLYCGVGGLALAAAPNAKDVFAMELSPQAISSANENAQINNIENVRFVSGDVRSALKDEKSQPDVVFVDPPRSGMNAEVVELLMKRAPKRIIYVSCDPATQARDIATLSTKYTITAVQPVDLFPQTAHIENIVRLDLTD, encoded by the coding sequence ATGACAACCAAAGACTCACAGTTCGCTACGGGCGACACCCTTACCGTGACCATCGACGCGCTCGCTACTGGCGGGAAAGCACTTACACGTTTAGACGGCATGGTAATCTTCATGGACAGAGGTCTCCCCGGCCAAACTGTTGAAGTAAAGATTACTAAAAAGAAAAAAAGATTTGCAGAAGCAGTAATGACTAAAGTTATTACCAATGCTCTTGACCAAATCACTCCACGCTGCGCCCATTTCGGCACATGCGGCGGCTGCCTCTGGCAGAATATGGAATACAAAAAACAGCTCGAATGGAAAAAACGTTTCGTATCCGACAGTCTCAGCCGCATCGCCGGCACTCAGGATCTCGAAATTAAAGACCCTATTCCATCTCCTGATACGTTCTTCTACCGCAACAAAATGGAATTTGCGTTCGGCGAAAAACAGGGTAACATCACCCTCGGAATGCGCCGCTATGCTACCCACAACGTTGTAGATTTGCAGGAATGCTACCTGCAGACAGAACATACAGTAGAAATTCTTGCTCTCGTTCGCGAATTCGTAAACGCAACCCCTGCACTTACTGCATACGATGCAACTGCTCGTCACGGGTATCTGCGTTTCCTCGTTATTCGTGAAACCAAACACACAAACCAGTGTATGGTGCAGATCATTACCGGCAAAGACACCACCAACAGCGATTCGCAGCACCGTGCTATTCGCCAGCTTGGCCAGCTCCTTCAGGAACGTATGAATGTAACCACATTTATCCATTCCCTGCGCACACACACTTCACAGGTTGCATACGGTGAAAAAACATATGTTGTTCTGGGACAGAAATCCCTTACCGAAGTTTTAAACTTTGAAAACGGCATGCGTTCCCTTTCCCTTACATCCCACGCAGACGGGTTCTTTCAGGTAAACACAGACGCAACAGCACGCCTTTACGGCACAGCTATTGATCTTGCAGAGCTTAGCGGCACTGAAAAAGTATGGGATCTCTACTGTGGCGTAGGTGGACTCGCTCTTGCTGCTGCTCCTAACGCAAAAGATGTTTTTGCTATGGAACTCAGTCCTCAAGCCATTTCATCCGCAAATGAAAATGCACAAATCAACAACATTGAAAATGTTCGTTTTGTCAGCGGTGACGTACGCAGCGCTCTCAAGGATGAAAAATCCCAGCCGGATGTTGTTTTCGTTGACCCTCCACGCTCCGGCATGAATGCGGAAGTTGTGGAACTGCTTATGAAACGCGCTCCGAAACGCATCATTTACGTTTCCTGCGACCCTGCAACTCAAGCACGCGACATCGCCACTTTGAGTACTAAGTACACCATTACAGCTGTTCAGCCTGTGGATTTATTCCCGCAGACTGCGCACATTGAAAACATCGTACGCCTTGATCTTACAGACTAG
- the rfbA gene encoding glucose-1-phosphate thymidylyltransferase RfbA → MKGIILAGGSGTRLYPITRGVCKQLLPVYDKPMIYYPLSTLMLAGIREICIISTPEDLPRFKGMFGDGSQLGLKLEYIEQPKPEGLAQAFILAEDFIGDSSVSLILGDNLFYSDGLTEMLERCAATTHGGVVFGYHVQDPERYGVVEFDADFNALSVEEKPETPRSSYAVTGLYFFDNRAVKFAKQVKASPRGELEITDIVDMYLQEGTLKVEVLGRGMAWLDTGTFDSMQQASSFVQTVQSRQGLKIACIEEVAFFKGYIDKEQLRILAQPMLKNDYGQYLLRLVEA, encoded by the coding sequence ATGAAAGGCATTATCCTCGCTGGTGGCTCCGGCACCCGACTATACCCGATTACACGCGGTGTATGTAAGCAATTGCTGCCAGTATACGACAAGCCGATGATATATTATCCGCTCTCTACGCTAATGCTCGCGGGCATTCGCGAAATTTGTATTATCTCTACTCCTGAAGATCTTCCTCGATTTAAAGGAATGTTCGGAGACGGTTCCCAACTCGGACTGAAACTTGAATACATAGAGCAGCCGAAACCGGAAGGTTTGGCGCAGGCTTTCATTCTTGCTGAAGATTTCATTGGTGATTCTTCTGTCAGCCTTATCCTCGGCGACAACCTCTTCTACAGCGACGGCCTGACCGAAATGCTGGAGCGTTGTGCTGCTACGACCCATGGCGGAGTCGTGTTCGGATACCATGTACAAGATCCGGAACGCTATGGTGTTGTGGAATTTGATGCAGACTTCAACGCTTTGAGTGTTGAAGAAAAGCCTGAAACCCCTCGTTCTTCCTACGCGGTGACCGGTTTGTATTTCTTTGACAACCGTGCTGTGAAGTTTGCCAAACAGGTTAAAGCATCACCACGCGGTGAGCTTGAGATAACTGACATTGTGGATATGTATCTGCAGGAAGGGACTCTTAAAGTGGAAGTGCTTGGACGGGGCATGGCATGGCTGGACACTGGAACATTTGATTCCATGCAGCAGGCATCATCTTTTGTGCAAACAGTACAGAGTAGACAGGGCCTGAAAATTGCCTGTATTGAAGAAGTGGCATTTTTTAAAGGCTACATTGATAAAGAGCAGCTACGCATCTTGGCTCAGCCAATGCTGAAAAATGATTACGGTCAATATTTATTGCGGCTCGTAGAAGCGTAG
- a CDS encoding cbb3-type cytochrome c oxidase subunit I: protein MELFFFWASWACAAARPQDVVNEAALTGGLLAAPVSYTNNWPAEELIANRPSGEIIVWSVISFVLLLAGIALLAWYYAVLNKKHGDDPNPPDTDPLLPLKPTPSMRATIKFFWVVVALFLLQIGMGALTAHYGVEGQGFYGIPLADYLPYSVTRTWHLQCAIFWIATAWLATGLFIAPAVSGYEPPWQRAGVNFLFVCLLIIVAGTLFGTWYATRQEMGLTMNFWFGHQGYEYVDLGRFWQIFLFIGLILWFLLMTRALWPAVKIPNDSRQLLIMFLLSTAAIAMFYGAGLMWQQQTHLAIAEYWRWWVVHLWVEGFFEVFATVVIAFLFTRLELLRVRIATFAVIFSTIVFLTGGIIGTFHHLYFTGTSVSVLSLGAVFSALEVVPYILIAFEVLQNLSIAKIQGWVQDYRVIIYFFVAVAFWNLVGAGLFGFFINPPIALYYMQGLNTTPVHAHTALFGVYGMLGLALMLFCFKAYDPSRKWNIHILMFGFWALNIGLILEVLLSLLPVGLLQTWASVEHGLWYARSAEFLQTDLMSLLRWMRMIGDTVFAVGALAIGIFVVGLKLGWSYRKNGTTVH from the coding sequence TTGGAGCTTTTTTTTTTCTGGGCAAGTTGGGCATGTGCAGCAGCCCGGCCACAAGACGTCGTAAATGAAGCTGCACTTACCGGAGGCTTACTGGCTGCTCCTGTGTCATACACAAACAACTGGCCTGCTGAAGAATTAATCGCCAATAGGCCGTCTGGTGAAATTATTGTATGGTCGGTAATTAGCTTTGTTCTTCTTTTAGCGGGCATTGCCTTGCTTGCATGGTACTATGCTGTGTTGAATAAAAAACATGGTGATGATCCGAATCCACCGGACACAGACCCTCTTCTTCCTCTCAAGCCGACGCCGTCCATGCGGGCAACAATCAAGTTCTTCTGGGTCGTGGTTGCTCTTTTCCTGCTACAAATAGGAATGGGTGCTCTTACAGCGCATTATGGCGTTGAAGGGCAGGGTTTTTACGGTATTCCTCTCGCAGATTATCTTCCATACTCCGTCACACGAACGTGGCATCTTCAATGTGCAATTTTCTGGATTGCAACAGCGTGGCTGGCAACAGGGTTGTTTATAGCGCCCGCAGTCTCGGGGTATGAACCACCGTGGCAGCGAGCAGGAGTAAATTTCCTGTTTGTATGTCTACTCATTATTGTTGCCGGAACACTTTTTGGGACATGGTACGCCACCCGTCAGGAGATGGGGCTTACCATGAACTTCTGGTTCGGGCATCAGGGATATGAGTATGTTGATCTGGGTCGTTTCTGGCAAATTTTCCTATTCATCGGTTTAATTCTGTGGTTCCTGCTTATGACTCGCGCACTATGGCCTGCAGTGAAAATACCGAATGACTCAAGACAGCTGCTCATTATGTTCCTACTCTCCACAGCGGCGATCGCCATGTTTTATGGTGCAGGTTTGATGTGGCAACAGCAGACACATTTAGCCATCGCAGAATATTGGCGCTGGTGGGTTGTCCATCTGTGGGTTGAAGGCTTTTTTGAAGTTTTTGCAACAGTGGTCATCGCCTTCCTGTTCACACGGTTAGAATTGTTGCGCGTTCGAATTGCCACCTTTGCCGTCATTTTTTCTACAATTGTATTTCTTACAGGTGGTATCATCGGCACGTTCCATCATCTGTACTTTACGGGAACCAGTGTTTCAGTGCTTTCACTTGGCGCAGTCTTCAGTGCTTTAGAAGTTGTTCCATACATATTGATTGCATTTGAAGTCTTGCAGAATCTGAGTATCGCAAAAATTCAAGGCTGGGTTCAGGATTACCGTGTAATCATCTACTTCTTTGTTGCAGTAGCTTTCTGGAATCTTGTAGGAGCAGGGTTGTTTGGCTTCTTCATTAACCCGCCGATTGCGTTATATTACATGCAGGGACTCAATACGACTCCGGTGCATGCTCATACAGCCCTCTTTGGCGTGTACGGAATGTTAGGTCTTGCATTGATGTTATTCTGCTTCAAAGCGTATGATCCAAGCCGCAAATGGAATATACACATTTTGATGTTCGGATTTTGGGCATTGAATATTGGGTTGATACTGGAAGTCTTATTGTCATTGCTTCCTGTGGGATTATTGCAGACATGGGCAAGCGTTGAGCATGGCCTTTGGTACGCACGATCCGCTGAGTTTTTGCAGACAGACTTAATGTCGTTGCTACGCTGGATGCGTATGATAGGTGATACTGTTTTTGCAGTCGGCGCATTGGCCATAGGGATATTTGTCGTAGGACTGAAACTTGGTTGGTCTTATCGGAAAAATGGAACAACAGTGCATTAA
- the rplU gene encoding 50S ribosomal protein L21: MYAIVETGGKQFRVEKDGKIFVEKLEAEAGSEIILDKVLLVGGDELSVGAPYVEGAKVTAEVIEHGRGKKIIIFKKRRRHDSRKKQGHRQAFTALKITGIEA, from the coding sequence ATGTACGCAATCGTCGAGACTGGCGGTAAGCAGTTCCGTGTTGAAAAAGACGGAAAAATTTTTGTTGAGAAGCTCGAAGCAGAAGCTGGTAGCGAAATCATTCTCGATAAAGTTCTTTTGGTTGGTGGTGATGAGCTTTCCGTAGGTGCTCCTTACGTTGAAGGTGCTAAAGTTACCGCTGAAGTAATTGAGCATGGCCGTGGCAAGAAGATCATCATCTTCAAAAAGCGTCGTCGTCATGACTCCCGTAAAAAGCAGGGTCACCGTCAGGCATTCACTGCTCTTAAAATCACAGGCATCGAAGCCTAG
- the rpmA gene encoding 50S ribosomal protein L27 → MAHKKAGGSTRNGRDSNGQRRGVKIYGGQSVLAGNILVRQLGTRVFPGENVGMGRDFTLFAKVDGVVKYEKYMRKKAVKTRVCIVPFAAAE, encoded by the coding sequence ATGGCTCATAAGAAAGCTGGTGGTAGTACCAGGAACGGTCGCGATTCAAACGGCCAACGACGTGGCGTTAAAATCTACGGTGGTCAGAGTGTTCTTGCTGGCAACATCCTTGTTCGTCAGCTCGGCACAAGAGTTTTCCCTGGTGAAAACGTAGGCATGGGTAGAGATTTTACCCTGTTCGCAAAGGTTGACGGCGTAGTTAAGTACGAAAAGTACATGCGCAAGAAAGCTGTGAAAACTCGCGTATGCATTGTTCCATTTGCAGCTGCTGAGTAA
- the obgE gene encoding GTPase ObgE yields MRFVDEAIINIRAGHGGNGAVSFRREKFIPKGGPDGGDGGDGGSVYVRGSSKLLSLYDFRLKRNYAAETGHSGGGSQMYGRKGKDLILDLPVGTLLYAIREDGVEELVADLSVPGEEILLCAGGRGGHGNEFFKSATMRTPRFAQPGEPGDAVKVRLELKILADAGLLGLPNAGKSTFISKVSAARPKIANYAFTTLTPNLGVMINEFDPDQRMVIADIPGLIEGANEGQGLGHRFLKHVERTRFLVHILSIEDVDLEDPWSGFDLINEELVKFDEVLGDRLQIQVINKIDLADAEIVEHLKEKAVEDDRTIYFMSALNNVGVEEVVEEMWKLRDTLDMSAPVNTARTWDLEDEEEEKEDFSDVEVVWVTEE; encoded by the coding sequence ATGCGTTTTGTAGATGAAGCAATCATCAATATTCGTGCCGGCCACGGCGGTAACGGCGCCGTCTCTTTCCGTAGAGAAAAATTTATTCCTAAAGGCGGACCGGACGGCGGTGACGGCGGTGACGGCGGTAGCGTGTATGTACGCGGTTCCTCCAAACTGCTCTCCCTGTACGACTTTCGCCTAAAGCGTAACTACGCGGCAGAAACCGGCCATTCCGGTGGCGGTAGCCAGATGTATGGTCGTAAAGGTAAAGACCTTATTCTTGATCTGCCAGTTGGTACGCTCCTCTATGCTATTCGTGAAGATGGCGTAGAAGAACTTGTGGCTGACCTTTCCGTGCCTGGTGAAGAGATTCTTCTTTGTGCCGGCGGTCGTGGTGGTCACGGTAACGAATTTTTTAAATCAGCAACTATGCGTACTCCACGTTTTGCCCAGCCGGGTGAACCGGGTGACGCTGTTAAGGTTCGCCTTGAGCTTAAAATCCTTGCTGATGCAGGTCTTCTTGGCCTTCCAAACGCTGGTAAATCTACCTTTATTTCAAAAGTATCTGCAGCTCGTCCAAAGATTGCAAACTATGCATTCACGACTCTTACACCAAACCTTGGGGTAATGATCAACGAGTTCGATCCTGACCAGCGTATGGTTATCGCAGATATTCCGGGTCTCATTGAAGGTGCTAACGAAGGCCAGGGTCTTGGTCATCGTTTTCTGAAGCATGTTGAACGTACCCGTTTCCTCGTTCATATCCTCAGTATTGAAGACGTTGACCTCGAAGATCCTTGGTCCGGCTTTGACCTTATCAACGAAGAGCTTGTTAAATTCGATGAAGTTCTCGGCGATCGCTTGCAGATTCAGGTTATTAACAAAATTGACCTTGCTGACGCAGAGATTGTGGAGCATCTTAAAGAAAAAGCTGTTGAAGATGATCGAACCATCTACTTTATGTCTGCACTTAACAATGTTGGTGTGGAAGAAGTTGTTGAAGAGATGTGGAAGCTTCGTGATACTCTCGACATGAGCGCACCGGTTAACACCGCACGTACATGGGATCTTGAGGACGAAGAAGAGGAAAAAGAAGACTTCTCCGATGTAGAAGTTGTATGGGTGACTGAAGAATAA